The Thermoplasmataceae archaeon genome has a segment encoding these proteins:
- a CDS encoding inositol monophosphatase family protein, producing MDRILEIFIDAGIEIMEKIDSLNSSSVKQEITGMGADGTPTKYLDKVSEDIVLSAIYENDLPYNIVSEEVGFIDRHYENNLVIDPLDGTFNAEAGIPFYSLSVAGTGSTISDNKIAFVMDLANGDYFHSIPGTGAFHGRKKIMTSTDSRGYFSLSADYASDTITEKLLRRAKKIRTLGCASLELATLASGGLDMVAYIGRNNFIRNIDVAAGIAIVREAGGVVVDRDGNQFDMGLDVSKRKNILAFSSEKSKGEIL from the coding sequence ATGGATAGAATTCTCGAGATATTTATTGATGCCGGTATTGAAATAATGGAGAAAATCGATAGCCTAAACTCATCTTCAGTCAAACAGGAAATAACGGGCATGGGCGCGGACGGAACGCCAACAAAGTATCTGGACAAGGTGAGCGAAGATATTGTTCTCAGCGCCATTTATGAAAATGATCTTCCATACAATATTGTTAGTGAGGAAGTTGGGTTTATCGACCGTCACTACGAAAATAACCTTGTTATTGATCCACTTGATGGTACTTTCAACGCTGAAGCTGGCATCCCGTTTTATTCCCTCTCCGTGGCAGGCACTGGAAGTACAATAAGCGATAACAAGATTGCCTTTGTGATGGATCTGGCGAATGGCGATTACTTTCACTCGATACCTGGAACTGGAGCATTTCATGGCAGGAAGAAAATAATGACTTCAACCGATTCAAGAGGTTATTTTTCTCTCAGTGCAGATTATGCCTCCGATACAATAACTGAAAAACTATTGAGACGTGCCAAAAAAATCCGAACGCTCGGATGTGCTTCCCTTGAGTTGGCTACACTTGCGTCAGGTGGGCTGGATATGGTTGCTTACATTGGAAGGAACAACTTTATAAGGAACATAGACGTTGCAGCCGGTATTGCCATAGTCCGTGAGGCTGGCGGTGTAGTCGTCGATCGAGATGGAAATCAGTTCGACATGGGGCTTGATGTGTCGAAAAGGAAAAACATCCTGGCTTTTTCCAGTGAGAAATCAAAGGGTGAGATATTATGA